The window CGGCGTCGGCATCCCGTCGCTGGCCCCGGCGATCAAGCTGGCGCGGTGGCCGGTCGGGGTCGACCGGCGCCGGGCCGCGCGCAGGCTCGGCGAGGCCATCCCCGAGCCGTACCGGGACGGTTCGCCGTTGAAGGACCCGGCGACCCGCCGCGACCTCGCCTGGCTCGCGATCCACGCCGCGACCGGGCTGCTCCTCGGCAGCCTGGCGGTCGGCCTCCCACTCGGCGCGATCCAGCAGGTCGTCACGGTCTTCGTCTGGCCGGCGGTGCCCGGCGGGATCGAGGGCTCGCTCGGCATCATGGTGAATTCGTGGCCACGCGCGGGACTGGACTTCCTGGTCGCCGTCGCGATGGCCGGGGCGACGTTGCTGCTGCCGCGCTCCGCGCGTTGGCAGGCCCGCACCGCGCGGAAGCTGCTCCGGCCCGCCCCCGGCGTCGTCCTCGCCGACCGGGTCGCCGAGCTGACCGCGACGCGGGCGGCCGCGCTGGAGGCGCACGGCGCCGAGCTGCGCCGCATCGAGCGTGACCTGCACGACGGCACCCAGGCCCGGATAGCCGCCGTCGTGCTGCAGCTCGGCATCGCCGGTCAGCTCTACGACCGCGACCCGGCCACGGTCCGCGACCTGCTGGTCAAGGCGCAGGACACCGCGACCGACGCGCTCGCCGAGCTGCGGACCGTCGTGCGCAGCATCTACCCGCCGCTGCTGAGCGAGCGCGGCCTCGCCGGCGCGGTGCAGGCGCTCGCCGAGCGCACGCCGGTGCCGACGGCGGTCACCGTCGAGTACGAAACCGGTCGCCCGGCCGCGGTCGAGGCCGCCGCGTACTTCGTCGTCGCCGAGGTGCTGGCCAACGTCACCAAGCACGCCGACGCGTCCACTGTGGACATCATGCTCGGCGGCACGGCTTCCCTGCTGTCCCTGGAGATCCGCGACGACGGCCGCGGCGGCGCGGACGAGAGGCGCGGCAGCGGGCTCGCCGGGATCCGGCGCCGCGCCGAAGCCTTCGACGGAACCCTCACCCTGACCAGCCCACCCGGTGGGCCGACCGTGCTGCGAGTGGAGCTCCCATGCGGGTCGTGATCGCCGAGGACGACGCGCTGCTGCGCGAAGGCCTCGCGCTACTGCTGAAGACGGCGGGCATCGAGGTCGCCGCCACGTTCGACAACGCCGAGGACTTCCTGGCGTTCGTCGAAGGTGACCGGCCGGACGCCGTCGTGATGGACGTCCGGATGCCGCCGACCCACCGCGACGAGGGCCTGCGCGCGGCCGTCCGCGCCCGCGAGCTCCACCCGGGACTGCCGGTGCTGGTGCTGTCGGCCCACGTCGAGACGAGCTACGCGGTGGAGCTGCTCGCCGACGGCGTCGGCGCGGTCGGCTACCTGCTCAAGGAGCGGGTCGGCAAGGTCGAGCGGTTCCTCGACGCGCTCGAGCGGGTCGCGAAGGGCGGCACGGCGATGGACCCGGAGGTCATCGGCCAGCTGATGTCCCGCCGGCGCACGGCGGACCCCTTGGCCGCGTTGACGGCGCGGGAGCGCGAAGTGCTGGCGCTGATGGCCGAGGGCTACAACAACGGCACGATCGCCGAGCTGCTCGTCGTCAGCGACGGCGCGGTCCTCAAGCACATCCGCAACATCTTCGCGAAGCTCGGCCTGCCCTCGGACGAGGGCGGCGGCCACCGCCGCGTGCTGGCAGTGCTCGCCTACCTCGGCCGTGACGCGGGGTAGCGCAGGCACCACCCCGGATCCGGGTGCGCTCTTCACCGCCCCTGGAAGGTCGCCCGGTAGGCCTGCGGGCTCGTCCCCACCACCCGCTTGAACCGCTCCCGGAACGCCCCCGGCGACCCGAAACCCACCTCCGTCGCGATCCGGTCCACGGACTCGCCCGTCGCCTCCAGCAGGTACTGCGCCCGCCGCACCCGGGCGCGCAGCAGCCACTGCAGCGGTGTCGTTCCCGTCTGCTCGCGGAACCGGCGGTTCAGCGTCCGGGTGCTCATCCCCACCTGGGCCGCGACGCCGGACAGCGTCAGCTCCGCCGCGCAGTTCTCCTCGAGCCACGCCAGCACCGGCTCCAGCTCGGACCCGCGCGGCGTCGGCGGCGGGTCGTGCGCGATGAACTGGGCTTGGCCGCCTTCGCGTTCCAACGGCATCACCGACAACCGGGCCGCCGACGCCGCCACCGCCGAGCCGTGGTCGCGGCGGATCAGGTGCAGGCACAGGTCCAGCCCCGCCGCCGCGCCCGCGGAACTCAGGATCTGCCCGTTGTCGACGTACAGCACGTCCGGGTCGACGTCGACCGCCGGGTGCCGCCGGGCCAGCTCCGGCGCGGCCGCCCAGTGGGTCGTCGCGCGGAGGCCGTCCAGCAGACCCGTCTCGGCCAGCACGAACGCGCCCGAGCAGATCGACGCGATCCGCGTGCCCCGCGCCGCCGCCGCCCGCAGCGCCGCGACCACGTCGCGCGGTACCGGCGGGTTCGACGCCCGGCCCGGCACGATGACCGTGTCCGCGTCCGCCAGGCCCCGCAGGTCCCACGGCGGCCGCAGCGTGAACATCCCCGCGTCCAGCTCGGGACCGGGACCGCAGATCCGGACCTCGTACGCCGCGTCGCCGCCGGGCAGGAGGGTCCGCGAGAAGACCTCGATGGGTGTCGCCAGGTCGAACGGGACGACCTGGTCCAGCGCGAGGACCGCCACGATGTGCATGACACCGACGATAGACCGTCCACTAAGGACGGAGGCTGCGCAGCACCAGGTTCGCGAAGTGCTCCCCCACCTGTTCTCCCGACAGCCCGCCGTCGGCGTGGTACCACATGCCGAGCCGGTGGATCGCGCCGTAGTGGTAGTGGATCACCAGGTCCGCCGGGACGTCGTCGCGGAAGACCCCCGAGCGCTGGCCCTCGGCGACCAGGTCCCGCACGCGCTCGTGGTAGGTGCGCCGCTCGGCGCGCACCTGGACCTGCTTGGACTTCTCCAGCAGCGGGAACGACAGGAAGAACACGGTCGCCGCGTCGAGGTCGGCGATGCTCGTGACGACGACGTCGGCGATGATCGCGTGCAGCCGCTCCGGCAGCGGCAGGTCCGATTCGGCGATCGTCACCATCCGGCGGGTCTGCATCCGCAGCATCGCCGTGTAGATCTCGAAGAGCAGGTCGTCCTTGGATTCGAAGTAGTGGTACAGCCCACCTTTGGTGACGCCGGCCTCTTCGACGATCTCCCGGACCGTCGTGGCCTCGAACCCCTTCTCGGCGAACAGGCGCACCGCCGCCCGCACCACCTTGTCCCGCACGTTCATGTCGCCACCCTAGGTGAGCGGGCGGGCCGGTCCGCACGGCGCTGCGGACCGGCCCATCCATCACTTGCCCAGCAGGTTCACCTGCTCCGGAGTGGCGCGTTCACCGGTGTACGGCGTGATCGCCCCGGTGCCCCGGTCGGTGACCGACGGTGGCTGGATCACCGTCGTCGTGGTGTCCGGGTTGATCTTGAACACGTACGCCCCGGTGTAGCCGGAGTGCGAGTCCTTCGAGAACCCGAACGGCGTGAGACCGGGGCCCTTCAGCGCCCCCGAGCTCATCGCGTCGACGATCTTCTGGCGCGTCGGGTCCGGCCCGGCGGCCTTCAGCGCCTGGCCGAACGTGTACGCCTGCACCATCCCGTAGAACAGCGTGTTGGTCAGCTGCTCGTTCGGGATGTACTTGTCGTGGATGCCCTTGAAGTAGGCGACCCACGGGTCGGACGTCTGCGCGACGTCGGGCAGGTACCCGGTGCCGATCAGCCCGTTCAGCAGCTGCGCGCTCGACACGCTCGCGCCGCCGCGCTTGGCGAAGTCCTGCAGCAGCCCGGACAGCGTCGCCGGGTCCGCGCCGATGCTGCTGACGACGAACTGCGGGTGGTAGCCGATCTTCGCCGCGGCCAGGATGGCGAGCGCGGTGAACGCCGGGATGCACTCGCAGACGACGACGTCGGCGCCGGCCGTCTTCAGCGCGGACAGCTGCGGCGTGACGTCGGTGTTGGCGGTGTCGTAGCCCTGCCGGACGACGGTCTGGTCCTTGACGAACTGGTCGAGCCCGGCCTGGGTGTCGCGGCCGACGTCGTCGTTCTGCGTGAAGTACCCGATCTTCTTGCCGGCGAAGGTGTCCTTGATGTACTTGCCCTGGATCTTGCCCTCGCGGGTGTAGTCGACCTGGTACCCGAAGGTCATCGGCGACTTCTGCGGGTTGTCCCACGCGAGCGCGCCCGAGGACACCAGCAGGTCCGGCACGCCTTCGGAGTTGAGGTAGTCGACGACCTTCGAGTGCGTCGGCGTCCCGAGGCCGCCGACGATCGCGAACACCTTGTCCTGCAGGACGAGCTTCTTCACGACCTCGACGGTCTTGGTCGGGTTGTAGCCGTCGTCCTCGACGTGGTAATCGATCTTGCGGCCGTTGATCCCGCCGCCGTCGTTGATCGCCTGGTACACCGCGCGGGCGCCGACGGAGATCTTGCTGTACCCGGGCGCGGCCGGCCCGGTGAGCGGCTGGTGCGTGCCGATGGTGACGGTGTCCTTCGTGACGCCGACGGCCGAGTCGGCGGCCTGCTGACCACCGCCGTCGCTCTCCCCCGCCCCGCCGCACGCGCTGAGCGCGAGCGCCAACACCGCGATTCCCGCGACGGTTCTAGTGGTTCTCATGGTTCTCCTTCTTTTCGACGGGTCGACGGAGAAGCTTGCGCAGGCGCTGGAAGCCGCCCTGGATGCCCCGCGGGAACGCGAGCACGACGACGATGAGGATCACGCCGTACACCGCGAGCGGGAGGTTGTTGGCCACGTCGGTGTTCAGGTGCAGCGCGTCGGCGAGGTCCTCGGACCAGGCCTGGAAGTAGACGAGCGCGACCGCGCCCCACAGCGCGCCCCACAGGGACCCGAGCCCGCCCAGCACCACCGCCGCCAGCAGGCTCAGCGACAGCGCGGGCGTGAACGAGCCGGGTGCGGCGGTGCCGAGCAGGAACGCCTGCAGGCCACCGGCGAGCCCGCCGCAGACCGCGCTGATCAGGAACGCGAGGATCTTCGTGCGGCCGACGGCGATCCCGCTCAGCGACGCGGCGACCTCGTCGTCGCGGACCGCGCGGAAGTGCCGGCCGAGCTTGCCGCGCACGACATTCACCACCAGCACCAGCGCGATGAGCACGCTGAGCCAGACGATCCAGGTCTGCCAGCGCAGCTCGGGGACGGCGATCCCGGACGGTCTGCTGTGGACGGTGAAGCTGAGCCCGTTGCTGCCGCCCAGGAAGTCCTGGAACCGGCGGGTCAGCGCGGGCAGGCCGACGGCCAGCGCGAGCGTCGCCCCGGCCAGGTACGGGCCGCGCAGCCGGGCCGCGGCGGCCCCGGCCAGCAGTCCGGCCAGCCCGCCCGCGGCCGAGGCGAGCAGGAGGTCGGCCCACAGCGGGAACGACGGGACGCGCCGCACCAGCAGCGCCACCGTGTACGCGCCGATGAACATGAACGCGCCGTGGCCCAGCGAGACCTGCCCGGTGAGGCCGGTGAGCAGGGTCAGCCCGGCGACCGCGATCAGGTAGTAGCCGATCGTCGCGATCCGCAGGTTGGTGAACTCGTCGGTGACCAGGGTCAGCACGACGACGACGGCGAACGCGGCCAGCGCGGCGAGGGCGTGGCGGAGCAGGGGCGGCAATGTCCGCTTCTTGGCCGCCGTCTCCACGGGGGTTTCCGGGAGGCTCGTGCGCACGGTCATACCCGCCTCACCTTCGCGCGGCCGAACAACCCGCTGGGCCGCACGATCAGCACCACGACGAGGATCGCCAGCGCGGCGATCGTCACCATCTCCGGACCCAGGTAGCCGGACACGTAGGACAGTCCGACGCCGAGGACGAACCCGCCCACGATGGTGCCCAGCGGGTTGTCGAGGCCACCGAGCACCGCCGCGGTGAGGGCGTAGACGAAGACGCCGTCCAGCACGTTCGGGAAGAGGAACGGCGGGGTGGCGAGCAGCCCGGCCAGCGAGCCGACGGCCGCCGCGAGGCCCCAGCCGACGGTGAGCATCAGCCCGACCCGCACGCCGAGCGTGCGCGCCACGTCCGGGGCGAACGCGGCCGCGCGCATCCGCAGGCCCAGCGGCGTGTACTTGAACACCACCAGCACGAGGGCGGCGATGACCAGCACCACCAGGACGACGAACAGGTCGTTGGCGGAGAACCGGCCGACGAAGTCGAAGGCGTACGGGAACGCCAGCGGTTCGTTGGACCAGATCATGCCCGCGACCGCCTGCAGCACCAGGAGAAGCCCGAGCGTGACGATGATCGAGCTCAGCTCCGAGCGGTGCCGCAGCGGCCGGATCAGCAGCCGTTCGGTGGCGACACCCAGCACGGCCCCGGCCCCGATCGCGACGGCGAAGCCGAGCCAGTAGCTGCCCGTCGCCTTCGTCACCGAGTACGCGAGGTACGTCGAGATCAGGGCCAGGGCGGGCTGCGCGAAGTTCACCACCCGGGTGGCCCGGTAGATGATGACCAGCGCGAGCCCGAGCGCCGCGTAGACCGCGCCGGCGGAGATCCCGCCGAGGGTCAGGTCGAGGAATTCCTGCATACCGGACCGTTCTCTCCCTGGTGGTGGCTCAGAAACCGAGGTAGGCGTGGCGGAGGCCGTCGTCGGCCAGTAGCTCCGCGGCGGTGTCGACGGCGACGACCCGGCCCAGCGCCAGGACGTAGCCGTTGTCGGCGATGGACAGCGCGCTGTGCGCGTTCTGCTCGACGAGCACGACGGTGAGCCCGGTCGAGGTCCGCAGGTCCCGCAGGATCGCCATGATCCGGGCGGTGATCAGCGGCGCGAGGCCGAGCGACGGCTCGTCGAGCAGCAGCAGCTCGGGCCGGCTCATCAGGGCACGGCCGATGGCGAGCATCTGCCGCTCGCCGCCGGAGAGGGTCGCGGCGGGTTTCGCCGCGCGTTCCTCCAGTGGCGGGAACAGCTCGTAGACCTCCTTGCGCGCGGCCGCCCGGTCGGCGCGGTCGCGACGCCACAGCGCGCCCAGCCGGAGGTTCTCGTCAACGGTCAGCTCGGTGATCACGCCGCCGCCTTCGGGCACGTGCGCGACCCCGCCGCGCGCGATGCGGTCGGGGGCCAGGCCGCTGAGATCCTTGCCGTCCCAGGTGATCCGGCCGCCGCGGGCGGGCTGCAGGCCGCTGATGGCCCGCAGCAGCGTCGTCTTGCCCGCGCCGTTCGCCCCGAGGACGGCGGTGATCCCGCCGCGCTCGACTTCGAGGCCGACGCCGTCGAGCGCGCGGACGGCGCCGTAGGCCACGGAAAGCTCGTCGATCTCAAGCACCGGACGCCTCCTCGGCGGGGTCGCCGAGGTAGGCCTCGGCCACGCGGGGGTCGGCCTGGATCTCGGCCGGGGTGCCCGCCGCGATGACCTCGCCGAAGTTGAGGACCACGACGCGGTCGC of the Amycolatopsis sp. NBC_01488 genome contains:
- a CDS encoding branched-chain amino acid ABC transporter permease: MQEFLDLTLGGISAGAVYAALGLALVIIYRATRVVNFAQPALALISTYLAYSVTKATGSYWLGFAVAIGAGAVLGVATERLLIRPLRHRSELSSIIVTLGLLLVLQAVAGMIWSNEPLAFPYAFDFVGRFSANDLFVVLVVLVIAALVLVVFKYTPLGLRMRAAAFAPDVARTLGVRVGLMLTVGWGLAAAVGSLAGLLATPPFLFPNVLDGVFVYALTAAVLGGLDNPLGTIVGGFVLGVGLSYVSGYLGPEMVTIAALAILVVVLIVRPSGLFGRAKVRRV
- a CDS encoding response regulator transcription factor, encoding MRVVIAEDDALLREGLALLLKTAGIEVAATFDNAEDFLAFVEGDRPDAVVMDVRMPPTHRDEGLRAAVRARELHPGLPVLVLSAHVETSYAVELLADGVGAVGYLLKERVGKVERFLDALERVAKGGTAMDPEVIGQLMSRRRTADPLAALTAREREVLALMAEGYNNGTIAELLVVSDGAVLKHIRNIFAKLGLPSDEGGGHRRVLAVLAYLGRDAG
- a CDS encoding ABC transporter substrate-binding protein, with amino-acid sequence MRTTRTVAGIAVLALALSACGGAGESDGGGQQAADSAVGVTKDTVTIGTHQPLTGPAAPGYSKISVGARAVYQAINDGGGINGRKIDYHVEDDGYNPTKTVEVVKKLVLQDKVFAIVGGLGTPTHSKVVDYLNSEGVPDLLVSSGALAWDNPQKSPMTFGYQVDYTREGKIQGKYIKDTFAGKKIGYFTQNDDVGRDTQAGLDQFVKDQTVVRQGYDTANTDVTPQLSALKTAGADVVVCECIPAFTALAILAAAKIGYHPQFVVSSIGADPATLSGLLQDFAKRGGASVSSAQLLNGLIGTGYLPDVAQTSDPWVAYFKGIHDKYIPNEQLTNTLFYGMVQAYTFGQALKAAGPDPTRQKIVDAMSSGALKGPGLTPFGFSKDSHSGYTGAYVFKINPDTTTTVIQPPSVTDRGTGAITPYTGERATPEQVNLLGK
- a CDS encoding branched-chain amino acid ABC transporter permease; translated protein: MTVRTSLPETPVETAAKKRTLPPLLRHALAALAAFAVVVVLTLVTDEFTNLRIATIGYYLIAVAGLTLLTGLTGQVSLGHGAFMFIGAYTVALLVRRVPSFPLWADLLLASAAGGLAGLLAGAAAARLRGPYLAGATLALAVGLPALTRRFQDFLGGSNGLSFTVHSRPSGIAVPELRWQTWIVWLSVLIALVLVVNVVRGKLGRHFRAVRDDEVAASLSGIAVGRTKILAFLISAVCGGLAGGLQAFLLGTAAPGSFTPALSLSLLAAVVLGGLGSLWGALWGAVALVYFQAWSEDLADALHLNTDVANNLPLAVYGVILIVVVLAFPRGIQGGFQRLRKLLRRPVEKKENHENH
- a CDS encoding sensor histidine kinase; amino-acid sequence: MTTRLRECWSAVRYLVVGAGTSLLSIFALAGLFAVLLLCPFGVGIPSLAPAIKLARWPVGVDRRRAARRLGEAIPEPYRDGSPLKDPATRRDLAWLAIHAATGLLLGSLAVGLPLGAIQQVVTVFVWPAVPGGIEGSLGIMVNSWPRAGLDFLVAVAMAGATLLLPRSARWQARTARKLLRPAPGVVLADRVAELTATRAAALEAHGAELRRIERDLHDGTQARIAAVVLQLGIAGQLYDRDPATVRDLLVKAQDTATDALAELRTVVRSIYPPLLSERGLAGAVQALAERTPVPTAVTVEYETGRPAAVEAAAYFVVAEVLANVTKHADASTVDIMLGGTASLLSLEIRDDGRGGADERRGSGLAGIRRRAEAFDGTLTLTSPPGGPTVLRVELPCGS
- a CDS encoding ABC transporter ATP-binding protein, which produces MLEIDELSVAYGAVRALDGVGLEVERGGITAVLGANGAGKTTLLRAISGLQPARGGRITWDGKDLSGLAPDRIARGGVAHVPEGGGVITELTVDENLRLGALWRRDRADRAAARKEVYELFPPLEERAAKPAATLSGGERQMLAIGRALMSRPELLLLDEPSLGLAPLITARIMAILRDLRTSTGLTVVLVEQNAHSALSIADNGYVLALGRVVAVDTAAELLADDGLRHAYLGF
- a CDS encoding TetR/AcrR family transcriptional regulator; the encoded protein is MNVRDKVVRAAVRLFAEKGFEATTVREIVEEAGVTKGGLYHYFESKDDLLFEIYTAMLRMQTRRMVTIAESDLPLPERLHAIIADVVVTSIADLDAATVFFLSFPLLEKSKQVQVRAERRTYHERVRDLVAEGQRSGVFRDDVPADLVIHYHYGAIHRLGMWYHADGGLSGEQVGEHFANLVLRSLRP
- a CDS encoding GlxA family transcriptional regulator; its protein translation is MHIVAVLALDQVVPFDLATPIEVFSRTLLPGGDAAYEVRICGPGPELDAGMFTLRPPWDLRGLADADTVIVPGRASNPPVPRDVVAALRAAAARGTRIASICSGAFVLAETGLLDGLRATTHWAAAPELARRHPAVDVDPDVLYVDNGQILSSAGAAAGLDLCLHLIRRDHGSAVAASAARLSVMPLEREGGQAQFIAHDPPPTPRGSELEPVLAWLEENCAAELTLSGVAAQVGMSTRTLNRRFREQTGTTPLQWLLRARVRRAQYLLEATGESVDRIATEVGFGSPGAFRERFKRVVGTSPQAYRATFQGR